AGATGTGcattgtgtaattgatgtgtatatagatgtgtGTTGGTAATTGAGATATAGATGTGTATTGTGTAATtggtgtgtatatagatgtgtatttGGTAATTGATGTGAATATAGACGTGTATcttgtaattgatgtgtatatagatgtgtatgGTGTAATtggtgtgtatatagatgtgCATTTGGTCATTGATGTGAATATAGACGTGTAtcgtgtaattgatgtgtattgatgtgtttgacaggtcattgtaaataacaatgtgTACTTCATGGACACACCTGTATaagtaaaggtcaaataaatcctGGCCACATGTATCAATCTAATGACCCTCTGatcagcctcagtgcagtggagtCTGGAGCTCTTTCCACCACTGCTCTAACACAGTCATGTCTATTGTCACAGTACACAACTTTGCAGCATGTCAGTCTGAACTTCCACTACATAGAGGAAAAGGGGAATGTCTGCTCTGTTTTCAGGcgttccctctttctctgtgtcggCCTTGTTATTATCCAGATCCTGTTGTTATTGTGGGTGTGTGTAAAACCCCTCCACTCAGTGTAAAGGTGTCAGCAGCAGTGTTAGCGTACCCTTTTGAGCGGCGGACGATGAAGGACTGGGAGACTCCGTTGACCCAGGCGACAGTATCCATCTATCAGGTCCCGCCATGTTCTCTGCCGTGTTCAGAAGGCAGCTGTGGTCACCCGTCAGAGGctgcagacacacagatacacagacagtcaaacagacacagtcagacagacagtcagacagagacagtcagacagtcagacagacagtcagacagtcacagacggtcagacagagacacagacagtcaagacagagagacagtcagacagagagacagtcagacagacagtcagaaatacagtcagtcagacagacagacagacagacagtcagtcagtcagacagacagacagacagtcagtcagtcagtcagtcagtcagaaatacagacagacagacagacacagacagtcagaaagacagacagtcagactaacacagttagacagtcagacaACAAAGAGGCTTCATCAGCAGGGCTTCCTCCTCCAGCTGAGACCTCCATTTAGGACAAAGCACAGCACATCAAAGGAGAGAAGTGAGaggacgaacacacacacacagtccatgaAGAACCCATGCACGGGGCGTATGTTTGCTAGTATCAGGGGTGGAGAATCCCTTAGTGGTCCAATCAAGTGTTTACTGCTCAGAGTTCCTCATCTGTCAACCAGCCACAGTGCTGGAAATAACTTCACTGAGGCCACTGCAGGGCATGTTACTGAATTCAtacatgttcacacacacacacacacacacacacacacacacacacacacacacacacacacacacacacacacacacacacacacggtacctCAGGGGCTCCAGCCACATTGAGCAGCAGCATCCCCTGGCGCACCTTGTCCTCCGTGCTGGAGTACTGGATGGTCTGTACCTGGGTGAAGTTGGCCAGATGTGTCGGCTgaacacagacagaacagaaagCACAGAATGAAACATCCATGGTGGTTATCATCTTCCTGGCTAGCCTGAACGTCACTGAACGACTGAATAAGACCTGAATTGGGTAGGAAATTCAATTGTACAAAATGtacagatgcactattgtaaagtggctgttccactggatgtcttaaggtgaacgcaccaatttgtaagtcgctctggataagagcgtctgctaaatgacttaaatgtaaatgtaaatgtacagaagAATGTGAATAAAGGAAAGGCTTGATAACTCAGCAGTAACTCACAGTTGAGCCTTTGTCTGTCAGGTAGCTGATGCCCTCCTCAGGTCCAATGGCAAGCTCCACAGAGATAATCCAACTGGACTagaatacagagagacagacagacagacagacagacagacagacagacagacagacagacagacagacagacagacagacagacagaggcaggacagacagacaggacagac
This DNA window, taken from Oncorhynchus nerka isolate Pitt River unplaced genomic scaffold, Oner_Uvic_2.0 unplaced_scaffold_6770, whole genome shotgun sequence, encodes the following:
- the LOC135566185 gene encoding focal adhesion kinase 1-like, producing AKPLRKLIQQTFKQFANLNDEQSIHKFFEILSPIYRFDKECFKCALGSSWIISVELAIGPEEGISYLTDKGSTPTHLANFTQVQTIQYSSTEDKVRQGMLLLNVAGAPEPLTGDHSCLLNTAENMAGPDRWILSPGSTESPSPSSSAAQK